The Flavobacterium psychrotrophum region ACGCTCCGGCACGATCCAGTCAGACTGCATACCCAGCCTTGCCGACGTGTTAAACGTCAGTTAGGCATAAAAATGGCAGGTGTGTTGCTTACCACCTCATTTTTGGATGCCGGGCTGGTTTGAAGGTATGGTGCAGGCCAATGCGTACTTCCGTTCGGGAATTGCCAACATGGCCTAGTAATCGGTGGGGGAACTCTTTCCCGTGTCGTAGACCGCCACGACAGGCAATCAATGATCTATGCCGATGGTGCGGGTGCCGCCATTGTAGAAGCTTCAGATGCAGCAGGCGGATTGCTTTTGCATGAAAGCGCCGGCTTTACTTTCGCCAAAGCAGGGTTCCTTTACTTTGGAGGGTTGTAAACCATGACCCCGACGGTCGGAAAATTAAAATGCACGGTCGGAAAATTTATCAGTTTGCCCTAAGCCACGTCCCTGAAGCTATGAAAAGTGCCCTGGATAAAGCCGGGATAACAATTGAAGCGGTGAAAAAAATATTGATTCACCAGGCAAATGAAAATGTGGACGAGGCGAGAGTCTCCCCATTATACAAACTCTATGGCAGGACACCACCCAAAGATATAGTGCCGATGAGCATACACCTGTTAGGCCTGTCATGAAGGCGGACATAATTTGACCCGACCTTGCGGCTGCGGCTGGTAAAAAGGCTGCGTTTTATCTTTTTTATAGGCGAAGGTGCTAGGATATTAATGCACTATGGTATTGACCTGCCTAACATACTTCATTTTCATTTTGCGGGGGAAAAACAGTGCCTCCTGGCAGACTTTGCTCCGACAAAATACATGTACCGGCAGCCGTACTCATGGCTGTGTAACGAGGATATTGATTTTGTGATCCTGATTTGAATAAGTTTCCGCTCATAAGAATGTGAAACCCTATCTGGCTACCTGAAGCATGGCGAAATGCTGAACTGCCCCAAGGCTGGTGGCATTATATGAAGTATACCACACCCGGCTTTTCCCTAAGCTTGCGCTCCCTGTCGGCGAGGCCTAAAGCCTAGTCGCAGCTTTAGCTAATAATGTAATGCTAATAGTGGTGCTTCAATTATTAATTTTAGGCGATATTAACGTTAAAGGCAAGAAGAAAATCAAGAGTATTCTTTTTTGGTTTTATAAGGTATTGTTATCTCTGTTTTGGATCCCTCAGCAGGACCGCTTTCTATTTTCACTTTGCCATTAAACGTTTCTACCCTGTTCATCATATTTGAAATACCTATACCCTTTCTTTTAGATTCCACATCATATCCTTTTCCATCATCCTGCACACTTATATAAATACTTTGTCCCACGATACATATAGAAATATTTACATTTTTTGCCTCAGCATGTTTCAAAATGTTATTTATCTGTTCTTGTATAATCCTATATATATTTAACTTTAGATCATCAGAAACTTCATCGAAAACTTCGTACTTAAAATTTATTCTTGGCAGAGCATCTGTGCTATAATTGTGTTTATTTATGAGATCCTGAACCAAGTCCTGCAACTGAATGTTTTTAAGTGGTGTTACCAAATTATGGCATAATAGACGGATTTCTTCCATAGAGTTGTCTATTAGTTGCATGGGGTATTCGATAAGTTCTTTTACATTTTTATCCTTTCGCCCGGCAATGCTAAGGTGAAATTTCGTACCAAATAGTATTTGGTTTATATTATCGTGTAGTTCCTGGCCTATATGGTTCCTTTGTTGTTCCTGGGCTTTTATAATGGCCCGCGATATTTTTTTTTGCCCCTGTATTCTTTGTTCCTGTAATTTTTTTTCCAGTAATATCAAATTTTCCGCAGATTCCCTGCGTTCCGTTATATCCTGCAGGATTCCAAAAAGTCTTACAGGAGTTTGGTCTTTATTAAATTCAAACCGCCATTCAATATAACCATATCTCTTTTTGCCAGCCTTGGGTAAAAGCCGGAAGTCAATTTTTGATTCTGTAAAATTCTGCAGTGCATCCTTCAACAGTTCCTCTGCAATTATCCTGTCGTCCGGATGGATAAAAGAGAGGAAGAGCTCAATTGATGGAATGGTTCCTGTTTTATTAAGGCCATATATCTTATATACCTCATCAGACCATGTGTGCATATCTTTCTCAAGATCAATATCCCAATTCCCTATATGTGCAATTGCCTGGGCTTCACTTAATCGCATTTGACTTTGTATAAGCTCCTGCTCGGCTTTTATTTTTTCAGTAATATCGCTAACAATTACTATTCTTACTTGCGTATTATATTGATTAAAAGAATGAGCTGTTGTCTCTACGATTATTATTTCTCCGTCCTTTTTAATGTGCCGCCAGTTCCCTGACCTGGAACCGGTATAATCATGAGGTATTTTGGTAATATCTTCCAAAAGTGCTTCCACGTCTTCCTGAGGCCTGATATCTTTAATAGTCATTGCTAGAAATTCCTCAACAGAATATCCGTAGTGTTTCACCGCAGCTTCATTTACATCAATAAAGCGCAAGGTTTCATAGTTGTATATCCAGGTAGGAAGTGGGCTTTTTAAAAATAAGGTGCGGTATTTTTCTTCACTTTTGATAAGTTGCTCGCTAATTTTTTTACTGTTTGTTATATCCTGGTAGAAGATTGTAAGCCCTTTGTCAGATGGATAACCTTTTGCGAAAAACCATTTATCCATTGGAGCATAGTAGCTCTCTACTTCTACTTCCCTACCATCATTCATTGCTTTCTGGTAGGCATCATAAAAAACTGTGCCTTTCATTTCTGGGTGTACCTCCCATAAAACCTTACCCAGCGTCTTCTTTCTGCCAAGTTGATGGTTAACCATAGCTGAATCATTTATAAAAGTATATCTCCAATCTTTATCGACAAATACCACCGAGTCGTTAATACGGTTAATAAAAATTTCCAGGTCTTTTTCTGTCTGTTTTCTCTTAGATCGCTGCCAATACAGGTTAACCGCAGTATAAATAATTAACATGCCCATAAGAAGGATAAATGCAATGGTCAACTTTCTCACTTTTCCTATATTCTCATTTAATTGCACTTTACACGAATCAAATAAAAAATCAGTTCTATGAATGCCCTGGCCTATGAGTGAATCTATATTTTTCAACGCAGCAATATGCACATCTGAATTGTGATGGTTTAAAGAATCAAGTATATTATTGTTCATAAGCCAGGATAATTCCTGCTTTATTATACTATCTAATTTATAAGCAATTTCCACATTCACCGTATCCCGCACCACTGATTTTAAAAGAAACAATTGTTGAGTAATCGATGTGCTGTCAGCAAAAAATAACGACTGGACTTTGGCTGACTTGCTGGCTTTAACTATTGTAGGGTTTATAATTGCTAAGTTATTTATTTCCTTTGAGAGGCTTTGATAATAGCCATGCACCGCATCGTGCCTATTCGATATATCTGAATATGCTATTATTTCTCTATATGTCCTGTTTAAAAAAAAAAGCAATAATGACAATACGATAAAAACAGTAAAATAAAATAATTTTCTTTTATACATGCAAAGCTTAAAGTTAGATTAAGAATAATGAAATCAGAAAATATGTAGTTGAGCCTTAAGTTCAAACTAATATCCTAGATATTTCCTGTGCTAATACTGTCTAAACCTTTAGTTTTTATAACAATATCTGCGTGATGGCTTAGATGATAATAGTATTTTCTTCGTCTATTAATACTGATTTTTAGATATTTTTTATAATCTGTTTTTTGAATTGAACTCATATGCTATTTTATAATAATTTAGATAATCTTCACCGTGACGGTTATTATACAATTTGAAAATATTTCTACTATAAATGAATATATTATTCATTTTATATTTTATGATAAAATTAACTATAATTACGATCAAAGCCAACAATCATCGATGAAGTGTATATGTTAGATTATAAACGTCTTAAGGACGTAAGAGAGGATTTTAACAATATCATGAGATTTAATATGGATGCCAAAAAACTTGAAAAGTAACATTACAAAAAAAACAGCCTACTCCCTCTCATTATCGAAATTACTTAATAATTAGGATAGAAAGGTTTACCTTTATAAAAAATCGTTATGAAATATAATCACATCTATACAAGGTTCTTCATTACTGTGTTGCTGACTGTCTTTATTGCAAGTTGCAGCATACATACATCATCTACAGGCTCAGGCAAAGTA contains the following coding sequences:
- a CDS encoding PAS domain-containing sensor histidine kinase, coding for MYKRKLFYFTVFIVLSLLLFFLNRTYREIIAYSDISNRHDAVHGYYQSLSKEINNLAIINPTIVKASKSAKVQSLFFADSTSITQQLFLLKSVVRDTVNVEIAYKLDSIIKQELSWLMNNNILDSLNHHNSDVHIAALKNIDSLIGQGIHRTDFLFDSCKVQLNENIGKVRKLTIAFILLMGMLIIYTAVNLYWQRSKRKQTEKDLEIFINRINDSVVFVDKDWRYTFINDSAMVNHQLGRKKTLGKVLWEVHPEMKGTVFYDAYQKAMNDGREVEVESYYAPMDKWFFAKGYPSDKGLTIFYQDITNSKKISEQLIKSEEKYRTLFLKSPLPTWIYNYETLRFIDVNEAAVKHYGYSVEEFLAMTIKDIRPQEDVEALLEDITKIPHDYTGSRSGNWRHIKKDGEIIIVETTAHSFNQYNTQVRIVIVSDITEKIKAEQELIQSQMRLSEAQAIAHIGNWDIDLEKDMHTWSDEVYKIYGLNKTGTIPSIELFLSFIHPDDRIIAEELLKDALQNFTESKIDFRLLPKAGKKRYGYIEWRFEFNKDQTPVRLFGILQDITERRESAENLILLEKKLQEQRIQGQKKISRAIIKAQEQQRNHIGQELHDNINQILFGTKFHLSIAGRKDKNVKELIEYPMQLIDNSMEEIRLLCHNLVTPLKNIQLQDLVQDLINKHNYSTDALPRINFKYEVFDEVSDDLKLNIYRIIQEQINNILKHAEAKNVNISICIVGQSIYISVQDDGKGYDVESKRKGIGISNMMNRVETFNGKVKIESGPAEGSKTEITIPYKTKKEYS